The Methanobacteriales archaeon HGW-Methanobacteriales-1 sequence TATTCTGAAATAGAAGGTTTCTCAGTAAAGAACCTCAGTTTCGGAATTATTGGGTTTGTTTTTGCCTTTATATTCGTAGGCTTGAATCCTATTTCCGCCAATCACACCCTCCCAATTATCTTTTTTTCAGGCATGGTGGCCATCTGTGCTATGATATTACCTGGGATATCTGGGGCCTTCCTTTTACTGCTTTTAAACCAGTACGAGTACATGATCAATGCCCTGAACAGCCTATCTATTACAGAAATCATAACCTTCATGGCCGGGGCCCTGATTGGAATACTTTCCTTTTCCAGGTTACTGGATTACCTTCTAAGGCATCATGAACATGTTACCATGTCATTTCTGGTGGGTTTAATGCTCGGTACCCTTAGATTACCCTATCAAAAGATTGATTTAAGTGAAACCAGTTCCATTATTATTTCCTTAGTACTGGGATTAATTGCCTTTGGAATAGTCATATTAATGGAGAAAAAATTCAGATACATTGATTATTAACATTCAACATCCCCTTAGTTTTAATGGAGAATAGTTCTTGAAATCAGATAAATTAATAAATTAAGACCAATTAAATGGTTATAAAATTAAGAACTATTTTTTCATTAATTCCAATCAATAATTTAATAAATTTAAATAAATAAATATTTTAAATAACCTAAAGTAAGAGGATAATCCATGAGTAATCTATTTTTAGAAATTTT is a genomic window containing:
- a CDS encoding DUF368 domain-containing protein; amino-acid sequence: MGSADIMPGVSGGTIALITGIYERLVHSISKINFKFLKPLLKGQFKESWSILKKEVDFQLFIPLLMGIGLAVLTLSQLMSFLLANYAAFTYAFFSGLILASAYIVYSEIEGFSVKNLSFGIIGFVFAFIFVGLNPISANHTLPIIFFSGMVAICAMILPGISGAFLLLLLNQYEYMINALNSLSITEIITFMAGALIGILSFSRLLDYLLRHHEHVTMSFLVGLMLGTLRLPYQKIDLSETSSIIISLVLGLIAFGIVILMEKKFRYIDY